A genomic window from Punica granatum isolate Tunisia-2019 chromosome 2, ASM765513v2, whole genome shotgun sequence includes:
- the LOC116195047 gene encoding glycine-rich cell wall structural protein 1, whose protein sequence is MARVYFVLGLGLAIMITQVSTRTIPGDSLSNHQPEQMVLQGSAPEAAAPAGAGLDDKKNFIAWGGVGGFSGVGGYAGMGGAFPILGGVGGIGKFGGIGGAAGIGGIGGMIPHGVGGVGGVGGVGGTMGGMGGGGGGGAGGLGGGTGGLGGIGGGTGGIGSGAGGLGGGTGVVGGGTGGVGGGAGGIGAAPGGVGGIAGGGIHPHP, encoded by the coding sequence ATGGCAAGGGTTTACTTTGTCTTAGGGTTAGGGCTTGCCATAATGATAACGCAAGTCTCCACACGAACGATTCCGGGTGATAGCCTGAGCAACCATCAGCCCGAGCAGATGGTGCTGCAAGGCAGTGCGCCAGAAGCGGCCGCTCCAGCTGGGGCGGGCCTTGATGACAAGAAGAACTTCATAGCCTGGGGAGGCGTTGGTGGCTTCTCAGGTGTCGGGGGCTATGCGGGCATGGGAGGTGCTTTCCCCATCCTAGGCGGGGTTGGTGGTATCGGGAAGTTTGGCGGTATAGGTGGGGCAGCCGGGATAGGAGGCATAGGTGGCATGATCCCTCATGGTGTGGGTGGTGTGGGCGGTGTTGGCGGTGTGGGTGGCACAATGGGCGGGATgggaggtggaggtggaggtggagcTGGGGGCCTAGGTGGTGGGACGGGCGGACTTGGTGGAATCGGTGGGGGAACAGGTGGAATCGGCAGTGGGGCTGGAGGTTTAGGCGGTGGTACAGGTGTGGTTGGCGGTGGTACAGGTGGGGTTGGCGGTGGAGCCGGAGGGATAGGTGCTGCACCTGGTGGCGTAGGTGGGATCGCTGGCGGAGGCATACATCCGCATCCTTGA
- the LOC116193779 gene encoding uncharacterized protein LOC116193779, which produces MDSNSSKGRAAGDGSMRSVEVPPVYRLTSSDSTGAQIIGCTLNGDNYLTWSRAMLIALRAFIDGSLEQPGDNSPLRERWERCNSTILAWMFNTMEGSLQATVTYAVDAKRLWDDLKERYSEGNQSRVFQIKTEICLLKQDGLSVRDYYGKLKLLWDELEFYLEHPGCRCGVGAVIAAQRETEKCFQFLMGLTSDFGTIRSTILSIEPMSNLNKVYKMVANEKRQKLVSRARESAPESAAFLSKENLEQGRGGTNRELQGFSGEKTICSNCGKVGHMRNSCWALIGYPSWHPKSKPNGGKGSGQGQTKQSLGREGEPNSSEAQTGQMQSRRAKEVAHGLNV; this is translated from the coding sequence ATGGATTCTAACTCGTCAAAGGGCAGAGCGGCAGGGGACGGCTCAATGAGGAGTGTGGAGGTCCCGCCGGTATATCGCCTTACGTCGTCGGATAGCACGGGAGCCCAAATAATCGGGTGCACCCTCAACGGCGACAACTATTTGACATGGTCACGGGCCATGTTGATCGCGTTACGGGCCTTCATAGACGGATCTCTCGAGCAACCGGGAGATAACAGTCCCCTCAGAGAAAGATGGGAACGATGTAACTCCACGATCTTGGCGTGGATGTTTAACACCATGGAGGGCAGTCTTCAAGCCACCGTTACATACGCCGTGGACGCCAAAAGGTTATGGGATGATCTCAAGGAGAGATATTCCGAGGGAAATCAATCTAGGGTTTTCCAAATCAAAACCGAAATTTGTCTTCTCAAGCAAGACGGGCTGAGTGTTCGGGATTACTATGGTAAATTGAAGTTGTTGTGGGATGAGTTAGAGTTCTATTTAGAACACCCGGGTTGTAGATGTGGAGTGGGTGCCGTGATTGCTGCGCAACGAGAAACGGAAAAATGTTTTCAGTTTCTCATGGGACTCACCTCGGATTTTGGCACGATTCGGTCCACCATCCTCAGTATTGAGCCGATGTCGAATTTGAACAAGGTGTATAAAATGGTGGCGAACGAAAAACGGCAGAAGCTGGTCTCGCGTGCACGAGAGTCAGCTCCTGAATCGGCTGCATTTCTCTCCAAAGAAAACCTGGAGCAGGGGCGAGGAGGAACCAACAGAGAGTTGCAGGGCTTTTCGGGGGAGAAGACAATCTGTAGCAACTGTGGAAAAGTGGGCCACATGAGGAATTCTTGCTGGGCCCTCATTGGATATCCATCTTGGCACCCAAAATCCAAGCCCAATGGAGGGAAAGGGTCTGGACAAGGACAGACAAAGCAGAGCTTGGGCCGCGAGGGAGAGCCCAATTCCAGCGAGGCCCAGACCGGGCAAATGCAGTCCAGACGGGCCAAGGAAGTGGCTCACGGGCTGAACGTTTAG
- the LOC116193780 gene encoding glycine-rich protein 23-like, which produces MGQMRYMASSMVIISVIILVLVAPTPNRAARTIPTTSAHLDIHNNDTNGNNDSTSKQGATAPSKEVGKGDDGHGGVGIDDRKNLFPISGGAGAGMGGYGEMGGGLIPGLGVVGPGMRSEFGMGGGLSYGGGAGAGAGSGTGISSGGLSGGLGAGGPGVGIGGAGGLSGSSTGGFGVGSANGFGGGSTGGIRGLPFPFP; this is translated from the coding sequence ATGGGGCAAATGAGATACATGGCGAGTTCGATGGTGATTATATCAGTGATCATACTTGTGTTAGTGGCCCCTACCCCTAACAGAGCTGCTCGGACGATCCCGACCACGTCGGCTCATCTCGATATCCATAATAATGATACTAATGGTAATAATGATAGCACCTCAAAGCAAGGTGCAACTGCTCCTTCAAAGGAGGTTGGCAAAGGTGACGATGGTCATGGCGGAGTTGGGATCGATGATCGGAAGAATTTGTTTCCCATAAGTGGAGGGGCTGGAGCTGGAATGGGTGGCTATGGGGAGATGGGCGGTGGGCTTATCCCAGGGCTCGGTGTGGTTGGGCCTGGAATGAGGAGCGAGTTTGGGATGGGCGGCGGCCTCAGTTACGGAGGCGGGGCTGGGGCTGGGGCTGGATCTGGAACTGGAATTAGTAGCGGTGGCCTATCAGGAGGCCTGGGTGCAGGTGGACCTGGTGTTGGGATTGGCGGCGCGGGTGGACTCAGTGGCAGCTCCACTGGTGGGTTCGGCGTCGGCTCAGCCAATGGATTCGGTGGCGGATCAACAGGTGGAATCCGCGGCCTCCCATTTCCTTTCCCATGA